In a genomic window of Acidimicrobiales bacterium:
- a CDS encoding sigma-70 family RNA polymerase sigma factor, protein MSSSVFDELPADGRLRTKAHLEACHATVRAASPRWCAKDADFEGVADEVVVSTVRSFDPKLGDFAPHLFARASNRVARSLSRQMPVFERSRTRESIDGLAPSVLDDVRYAAPGADEELASADEFTVHDFFDGLPKPLEAVARLLYAGSTQAAAAEQLGLSPKAVSRLVARLRPIAASHFGRPDLLAA, encoded by the coding sequence ATGAGTTCTTCTGTTTTTGATGAGTTGCCCGCGGATGGGCGCTTGCGCACCAAGGCCCACCTTGAAGCGTGTCACGCCACGGTACGCGCAGCTAGCCCGCGGTGGTGCGCCAAGGACGCCGACTTTGAGGGCGTAGCCGATGAGGTGGTCGTATCAACCGTGCGCAGCTTCGATCCGAAGCTCGGCGACTTCGCACCACACCTCTTCGCCCGTGCATCGAACCGCGTTGCCCGCAGCCTGAGTCGGCAGATGCCAGTCTTCGAACGCTCACGCACGAGGGAGTCCATCGATGGCCTGGCGCCCAGCGTTCTCGATGATGTCCGCTACGCGGCCCCCGGAGCTGACGAGGAGTTGGCATCCGCGGACGAGTTCACTGTGCATGACTTCTTCGATGGGCTGCCGAAACCGCTCGAGGCGGTCGCCCGACTTCTCTATGCCGGATCGACTCAGGCCGCCGCGGCGGAGCAACTAGGTCTATCGCCGAAGGCAGTCAGTCGACTGGTCGCCCGCCTCAGGCCAATTGCCGCCTCTCATTTTGGCCGCCCCGATCTCCTTGCCGCGTAG
- a CDS encoding ATP-binding protein: MSRDTASKAHKRQLDYVSGLPGEEGKLDLIVAQAFVRSIRDLGYRSAATALDELIDNSIEAGAANVHVALGFNGKSDAKPTQIAVLDDGFGMVPGMVAASAQWGGTDREGSRNLFGRYGYGLPSASVSQGKRFSVLSRIDSGTFYGVTLDVEEIGKAKTGSRVLMPEAATQELPQWIQMHAEEAFPGGMDAVRTVIVWDKLDRITWKTASSLEQNLLQHFGLVYRGFLRQTAISVNRKVVEPIDPLFITPGYRLYDVDDDRAEALPPLALEVPDDNGKLLGTVTLRISYMPPGFLSKDKSKKATGKNQNARFGVRKDNNGFIICRNGRQIDTVTKNKLTTFVNNDRYIGLELDFPAALDEEFGVTTAKQQITISDRVLDRLQQAGFLRIMEQLRKRVKEEVADTVTTIEGSDSVASASEAVMAEVSDLVRQRPPSPEAEEIARENLDREIERVAKEEGLPEALVRDAHEEAAAARPFRVHRESVADAPFYRVEQRGGQFILILNTAHRFFTDVYAVVEGLEGARIRASLDLLLFILGQCELDANTQGQIWYQSERIEWSRRLNAALTLLEDHLDLLIDEPDTLLDSE, translated from the coding sequence ATGTCACGCGATACCGCGAGTAAAGCCCACAAGCGCCAACTTGATTATGTGTCCGGTTTGCCGGGCGAGGAGGGCAAGCTCGACCTCATCGTTGCGCAGGCCTTCGTACGGTCGATCCGAGATCTTGGCTACCGGAGTGCCGCCACAGCGCTCGATGAGTTGATCGACAATTCGATTGAGGCTGGGGCGGCGAACGTCCACGTAGCGCTAGGCTTCAATGGTAAATCGGATGCTAAACCAACCCAGATTGCTGTTCTTGATGATGGCTTTGGCATGGTTCCCGGGATGGTTGCCGCAAGCGCCCAATGGGGTGGGACGGACCGTGAAGGCAGCCGCAACCTCTTCGGTCGCTATGGATACGGGTTGCCGAGCGCCTCGGTGAGTCAGGGGAAGCGCTTCTCCGTGCTCTCGCGCATCGATTCGGGGACGTTCTACGGCGTGACTCTCGATGTGGAAGAGATCGGCAAGGCGAAGACTGGCAGCCGAGTTCTGATGCCGGAAGCCGCAACCCAAGAGCTCCCTCAATGGATTCAGATGCACGCCGAAGAAGCCTTCCCTGGTGGTATGGATGCTGTTCGCACCGTCATCGTCTGGGACAAGCTCGACCGCATCACCTGGAAGACGGCTAGTTCATTGGAGCAGAACCTGCTCCAACACTTCGGCCTTGTCTACCGCGGGTTTCTTCGACAGACCGCGATCTCGGTCAACCGAAAGGTGGTCGAGCCTATCGACCCCTTGTTCATCACGCCTGGTTATCGCCTCTACGATGTCGATGATGACCGAGCGGAGGCTCTGCCCCCACTCGCCCTAGAGGTCCCGGACGATAACGGAAAGCTGCTCGGCACCGTCACCTTGCGGATCTCATACATGCCACCGGGATTTCTGTCGAAGGACAAATCCAAGAAGGCTACTGGCAAAAACCAGAACGCGCGGTTCGGGGTTCGCAAGGACAACAACGGTTTCATCATCTGCCGTAACGGCCGGCAGATTGACACGGTCACCAAGAACAAGCTCACGACCTTCGTCAACAATGATCGCTACATCGGGCTAGAGCTCGACTTCCCAGCGGCCCTTGACGAAGAGTTTGGTGTCACCACAGCAAAACAACAGATCACGATCTCGGATCGCGTCCTCGATCGGCTACAACAGGCCGGCTTCCTTCGGATCATGGAGCAGCTGCGCAAACGCGTGAAGGAGGAGGTTGCAGATACGGTCACCACGATTGAGGGATCGGACAGCGTGGCGAGCGCCTCTGAGGCAGTCATGGCGGAGGTGTCCGACCTCGTCCGCCAGCGGCCTCCGTCCCCCGAGGCGGAAGAGATCGCCCGCGAGAATCTTGATCGTGAGATTGAGCGGGTTGCGAAGGAGGAGGGTCTCCCTGAGGCGCTGGTCAGGGATGCACATGAGGAGGCGGCGGCTGCGCGCCCCTTTCGGGTGCACCGAGAGAGCGTTGCCGATGCCCCCTTCTACCGGGTCGAGCAGCGTGGTGGACAGTTCATCCTGATCTTGAACACGGCCCACCGATTCTTCACGGACGTGTACGCGGTCGTGGAGGGGCTCGAAGGGGCCAGGATCCGCGCATCGCTTGACTTGCTGCTGTTCATCCTCGGACAATGCGAGTTGGACGCCAACACCCAGGGTCAGATCTGGTATCAGAGCGAGCGTATCGAGTGGTCCCGCCGTCTGAACGCGGCGTTGACCCTGCTCGAGGATCATCTCGATCTCCTCATCGATGAGCCAGACACGCTGCTCGACTCCGAGTAG
- a CDS encoding Druantia anti-phage system protein DruA, which produces MVNLSELRRMVIGELMAAGFESSGGLLVPPADSDKQSIRALHQAQRSQVLAKAANFIETWENRVLGSFADGDEVDPEQINPAVVQVTTEEEAAIFRYASLHWSVPVSQGYGRRTRFLIMDQSNGKLIGIFALGDPVFNLKVRDDLIGWGPEQRKRRLYNVFDAFVLGAVEPYRQLIGGKLAALCAVSDETRIFLKEKYDGTRTIIDQQVKIATPVLITTTSALGRSSVYNRLTFGDRKVLQPIGFTEGFGHFQFSDDVFTELVELARRDDPRRGNEYGDGPNWKMRTIRSSLQKLGLSGNLLKHGIKREVFIAPLSFGWRAFLRGETDVIRPVAYPLGDISRYYSERWAIPRAQRMPGFRSWDHHGMRLSSQMVTLRR; this is translated from the coding sequence ATGGTCAATCTCAGCGAGCTGCGCCGCATGGTGATCGGCGAGCTGATGGCGGCGGGCTTCGAGTCGAGCGGGGGCCTTCTCGTCCCGCCAGCCGACAGCGACAAGCAGAGCATCCGTGCGCTTCATCAAGCTCAACGCTCTCAGGTACTTGCAAAGGCGGCCAACTTCATCGAGACCTGGGAGAATCGGGTTCTCGGCTCCTTCGCGGATGGCGATGAAGTCGACCCAGAGCAAATAAATCCGGCCGTTGTACAGGTAACGACAGAGGAGGAGGCCGCTATATTTCGGTATGCTTCGCTCCATTGGTCTGTACCTGTCTCGCAAGGTTACGGCCGGCGAACGCGCTTCCTGATTATGGATCAGTCGAATGGGAAACTCATTGGTATCTTCGCTCTCGGAGATCCCGTGTTCAATCTCAAGGTCCGGGATGATCTTATTGGCTGGGGACCCGAGCAGCGTAAGAGGCGTCTGTACAACGTCTTCGATGCGTTCGTTCTAGGCGCCGTGGAGCCCTATCGTCAGCTAATTGGCGGGAAGCTTGCAGCGTTGTGTGCCGTCAGTGATGAAACCCGGATTTTCCTAAAGGAGAAGTACGATGGTACTCGCACCATCATCGATCAGCAGGTGAAGATCGCCACTCCCGTTCTCATCACGACCACATCGGCGCTCGGTCGCTCCTCTGTCTACAACAGGCTTACTTTCGGCGACCGCAAGGTCCTGCAGCCAATCGGTTTTACGGAAGGCTTCGGACACTTCCAGTTCTCGGATGACGTCTTCACCGAACTTGTTGAGCTGGCGAGGCGGGATGACCCGCGGCGCGGCAATGAGTACGGTGATGGGCCCAACTGGAAGATGCGGACGATCCGGAGCTCGCTGCAGAAGCTTGGCTTGTCCGGAAACCTCCTCAAGCACGGGATCAAGCGGGAGGTGTTCATCGCGCCGCTCTCGTTTGGATGGCGGGCATTTCTACGTGGTGAGACAGATGTGATCAGGCCGGTTGCCTACCCACTCGGAGACATTTCCCGTTATTACAGCGAGCGCTGGGCGATCCCCCGTGCTCAGCGGATGCCAGGATTCAGGTCCTGGGATCACCATGGCATGCGGCTGTCTTCGCAAATGGTGACGCTGCGCCGCTAG
- a CDS encoding helix-turn-helix transcriptional regulator — MAPPLSPATKAFGERVRARRQELGLSQEALAARAQLHWTMIGQTERGQRNISLHNILKLAEALEVDAGELVKGLAAPTT, encoded by the coding sequence ATGGCTCCTCCGCTGTCACCTGCTACCAAGGCCTTCGGGGAGCGCGTCCGCGCCCGCCGGCAGGAGCTCGGGCTGAGCCAGGAGGCGCTGGCAGCCAGGGCACAGCTGCACTGGACGATGATCGGACAAACCGAGCGTGGTCAGCGCAACATCTCGTTGCACAACATCCTCAAGCTGGCCGAGGCGCTCGAGGTGGATGCGGGGGAGCTGGTGAAGGGGCTGGCCGCGCCCACAACGTAG